A single Blastococcus colisei DNA region contains:
- a CDS encoding cupin domain-containing protein, translating to MTQDLASPVSLTAVDAPDQPTPTPELEQLYRGFEQELLIPLWTEIGDLMPVHPRSRAVPHVWRWQNLLQLADQAGHLVPVGRGGERRAIALANPALGGKPYATPTLWAAIQYLMPGENAPEHRHTQHAFRFVVEGEGVWTVVGRDPVPMRRGDFLPQAGWNWHAHHNAADRPMAWIDGLDIPFQYNAESQFFEFGREAISDEERTTPERSRSQRLWGHPGLRPVSAPGATVGTPLLNYRWADTDAALTDQLELEAEGHPGTVEPGHAAVRYTNPTTGGDVLPTIRAELHRVRRGTETAPRREAGSSVYQVFDGSGTVTVGDSSWSVSRGDLFVVPSWQPLSVRSEAGSSDSDSGALDLFRFSDTPIFEALHLDRAAVDR from the coding sequence ATGACCCAGGACCTCGCCTCGCCCGTCTCGCTGACCGCCGTCGACGCGCCGGACCAGCCGACGCCGACGCCCGAGCTCGAGCAGCTGTACCGCGGCTTCGAGCAGGAGCTGCTGATCCCGCTGTGGACCGAGATCGGCGATCTCATGCCGGTGCACCCGCGGTCCCGCGCCGTCCCGCACGTGTGGCGGTGGCAGAACCTCCTGCAGCTGGCCGACCAGGCCGGCCACCTGGTCCCGGTGGGCCGCGGCGGCGAGCGCCGCGCCATCGCGCTGGCCAACCCTGCCCTGGGCGGCAAGCCCTACGCCACGCCCACGCTGTGGGCCGCGATCCAGTACCTGATGCCCGGCGAGAACGCCCCCGAGCACCGGCACACCCAGCACGCGTTCCGGTTCGTCGTCGAGGGCGAGGGCGTGTGGACCGTCGTCGGCCGCGACCCCGTGCCGATGAGGCGCGGTGACTTCCTGCCGCAGGCCGGCTGGAACTGGCACGCGCACCACAACGCCGCCGACCGGCCCATGGCCTGGATCGACGGGCTGGACATCCCGTTCCAGTACAACGCCGAGTCCCAGTTCTTCGAGTTCGGCCGGGAGGCGATCAGCGACGAGGAGCGGACCACGCCGGAGCGCTCCCGCTCCCAGCGGCTGTGGGGCCACCCCGGCCTGCGCCCGGTGTCGGCCCCCGGCGCCACCGTCGGCACTCCGCTGCTGAACTACCGGTGGGCCGACACCGACGCCGCGCTGACCGACCAGTTGGAGCTGGAGGCCGAGGGGCACCCCGGCACCGTCGAGCCCGGCCACGCCGCGGTCCGCTACACCAACCCGACCACCGGCGGCGACGTCCTGCCCACCATCCGCGCCGAGCTGCACCGCGTCCGCCGCGGCACCGAGACCGCCCCACGCCGCGAGGCCGGCTCGTCGGTCTACCAGGTGTTCGACGGCAGCGGCACGGTGACCGTCGGCGACAGCTCGTGGAGCGTGAGCCGCGGCGACCTGTTCGTCGTCCCCTCCTGGCAGCCGCTGTCGGTGCGATCGGAGGCCGGCAGCTCGGACTCCGACTCCGGCGCTCTCGATCTGTTCCGGTTCAGCGACACGCCGATCTTCGAGGCCCTGCACCTGGACCGCGCGGCGGTGGACCGGTGA
- a CDS encoding acetate--CoA ligase family protein — protein MSRLDPLFAPRGIVVVGASRDPGKLGAVMARSLTRFPGTVVGVNARDADPAAGRYAGVADAAAASPDPLDLAVLCVPAAVSAQALADAGRAGVRAALVCSGGYAEAGGRGTGYQQDLLAAARDAGVALLGPNTSGFLVPSRDLTASFVPGAAAVPAGPVAVVAASGGMNHALAFLLADADLGASLAVGLGNAVDVTAAEVLTHLAEDDATRAVGLHVESVTDGPALVDALRALTVHKPVVALVVGRNDVAEFARSHTGALATSWRTTRAALRAAGAVLVDDERQLVDALIALSAVRLDPCPDPGVGVVTAQAGPGLLHVDGLRGRGVAVPPLAQATRTALADLLPPLTYQANPVDTGRPDPSFGRVLSTVAADAGIDLVSVYALSEPDALDLPATVESASAGPVVVGLGGPADQVLPQRQALRKHGVPAVDGPTALTVAVTALVDDARARSRRRIDGPRPPMRATVPQRDLDEDEAKTVLEQLGIATPPRRPCSDRAAAHRALAELPGPLAVKVLDAAVTHKSDVGGVHLGIRDAAGLDDALEALEAIGATRFLVEAMAPAGVDLIVGASRDPVFGPVVLVGLGGVVAEALADVAITPAPVTAEDAGALADELSGRALLDGFRGGPVADRAALGRVLAALGDLLVTHPHVDDVEINPLRVTADGLLALDAVLTLGREVRP, from the coding sequence GTGAGCCGGCTAGATCCGCTGTTCGCACCCCGCGGCATCGTGGTCGTCGGCGCCTCGCGCGATCCCGGCAAGCTCGGCGCGGTCATGGCACGGTCGCTGACGCGGTTCCCGGGCACCGTCGTCGGCGTCAACGCGCGCGACGCCGACCCGGCGGCCGGCCGGTACGCCGGCGTCGCCGACGCCGCCGCCGCCTCCCCCGACCCCCTCGACCTGGCGGTGCTCTGCGTGCCGGCGGCGGTCTCCGCACAGGCACTGGCCGACGCGGGTCGGGCCGGGGTGCGGGCAGCGCTGGTCTGCTCGGGCGGGTACGCCGAGGCCGGCGGTCGCGGGACCGGGTACCAGCAGGACCTGCTCGCGGCGGCCCGGGACGCCGGCGTCGCGCTGCTCGGCCCGAACACCTCCGGCTTCCTCGTCCCGTCCCGCGACCTGACCGCCTCCTTCGTCCCCGGCGCGGCCGCGGTGCCCGCCGGCCCGGTGGCCGTCGTCGCGGCCAGCGGCGGGATGAACCACGCGCTGGCCTTCCTGCTCGCCGACGCCGACCTCGGCGCCTCCCTCGCGGTCGGCCTGGGCAACGCCGTCGACGTCACCGCCGCGGAGGTGCTCACCCACCTGGCCGAGGACGACGCCACCCGGGCGGTGGGACTGCACGTGGAGTCGGTGACCGACGGACCCGCGCTCGTGGACGCGCTCCGGGCGCTCACGGTGCACAAGCCGGTCGTCGCCCTGGTCGTCGGCCGCAACGATGTCGCGGAATTCGCCCGCTCGCACACCGGCGCGCTGGCCACCTCCTGGCGCACCACCCGTGCCGCGCTCCGGGCCGCCGGTGCGGTGCTCGTCGACGACGAGCGCCAGCTGGTGGACGCGCTCATCGCCCTGTCCGCGGTGCGGTTGGATCCCTGCCCCGACCCCGGCGTCGGGGTGGTCACTGCGCAGGCCGGGCCCGGGTTGCTGCACGTCGACGGGCTGCGCGGACGTGGCGTCGCCGTCCCACCATTGGCCCAGGCGACCCGGACGGCGCTCGCCGACCTGCTGCCACCGCTGACGTACCAGGCCAACCCGGTCGACACCGGCCGCCCGGATCCCTCCTTCGGTCGGGTGCTCTCCACGGTCGCCGCCGATGCGGGGATCGACCTCGTCAGCGTCTACGCCCTCTCCGAGCCGGACGCGCTGGACCTTCCGGCCACCGTGGAGTCCGCGAGCGCCGGACCGGTCGTCGTCGGGCTGGGCGGCCCGGCGGACCAGGTGCTGCCGCAGCGGCAGGCGCTGCGGAAGCACGGCGTCCCCGCCGTGGACGGCCCCACCGCGCTCACCGTCGCCGTCACCGCCCTGGTCGACGACGCGCGCGCCCGGAGCCGACGGCGCATCGACGGACCGCGCCCGCCGATGCGGGCGACCGTGCCGCAGCGCGACCTCGACGAGGACGAGGCCAAGACCGTCCTCGAACAGCTCGGCATCGCGACGCCGCCCCGGCGGCCCTGCTCGGACCGGGCCGCGGCGCACCGGGCGCTGGCCGAGCTGCCGGGCCCGCTCGCGGTCAAGGTGCTCGACGCCGCGGTCACCCACAAGTCCGACGTCGGAGGCGTGCACCTGGGCATCCGGGACGCCGCCGGTCTGGACGACGCCCTCGAGGCACTCGAGGCCATCGGGGCCACTCGCTTCCTGGTCGAGGCGATGGCTCCGGCCGGCGTCGACCTCATCGTGGGGGCGTCCCGGGACCCCGTCTTCGGGCCGGTCGTACTGGTCGGCCTGGGCGGCGTGGTCGCCGAGGCGTTGGCAGACGTCGCCATCACCCCGGCCCCGGTGACCGCCGAGGACGCCGGCGCGCTCGCCGACGAGCTGAGCGGCCGGGCCCTCCTCGACGGCTTCCGCGGCGGCCCGGTCGCCGACCGAGCGGCCCTGGGCAGAGTGCTGGCCGCCCTCGGTGACCTGCTCGTCACCCATCCCCACGTCGACGACGTGGAGATCAACCCGCTGCGCGTGACCGCCGACGGGCTGCTCGCGCTCGACGCCGTCCTGACCCTGGGCAGGGAGGTCCGTCCATGA
- a CDS encoding maleylpyruvate isomerase family mycothiol-dependent enzyme: MSAPGTLGWWEHGEAFFATALDRLPEPDLDGPSLLPGWPRRTVVAHVARNADALVNLLTWARTGEATPMYASAAARDAAIAETASLPAADLVADCRAAGRRLATAVRGMPEEAWTAEVRTAQGRTVTASEVPWMRCREVWVHAVDLDAGLGFGHVPDDVLTELIDDVTRTWQRRDQTPGVRFTTGTRDWGAGPATATGDLADVAAWVTGRRSLARSTADRDSPLPTWL, translated from the coding sequence GTGAGCGCGCCGGGAACGCTCGGCTGGTGGGAGCACGGCGAGGCCTTCTTCGCCACCGCGCTCGACCGCCTTCCCGAGCCCGACCTCGACGGGCCGTCCCTCCTCCCGGGTTGGCCGCGGCGGACCGTCGTCGCACACGTCGCCCGCAACGCCGACGCCCTGGTCAACCTCCTGACCTGGGCACGCACCGGCGAGGCGACCCCCATGTATGCGTCTGCGGCAGCGCGGGACGCGGCCATCGCCGAGACCGCCTCGCTGCCGGCCGCCGACCTCGTCGCCGACTGCCGGGCGGCCGGGCGGCGGCTGGCGACTGCCGTGCGCGGGATGCCGGAGGAGGCCTGGACCGCCGAGGTCCGCACGGCGCAGGGCCGCACCGTGACGGCCTCGGAGGTGCCCTGGATGCGCTGCCGCGAGGTGTGGGTGCACGCGGTCGACCTCGACGCAGGCCTGGGCTTCGGGCACGTCCCGGACGACGTCCTCACCGAACTGATCGACGACGTGACGCGAACCTGGCAGCGGCGCGACCAGACCCCGGGCGTCCGGTTCACCACCGGCACCCGCGACTGGGGCGCCGGCCCGGCGACGGCGACCGGCGACCTCGCCGACGTCGCGGCCTGGGTCACCGGACGGCGCAGCCTCGCCCGGTCGACGGCAGACCGCGACTCCCCGCTCCCCACCTGGCTGTGA
- a CDS encoding FAD-dependent monooxygenase, whose translation MRLAVLGGGPGGLLAATLAKAGDPGREVTLFERNRAEDTFGFGVVFSDATLEGIHAADPVLRTALTEHGVHWDPIEVRLHGERFLCRGNGMAAVERRTLLRLMQQRAVEAGVDLRFSTEVDPAELVAAGYDLVVAADGANSRLRHRFADVFEPSVETATAKFIWLGTTYPFTGLTFVHERGPHGVFAVHGYPIGNGVSTFIVETDEDSWRAAGLDEFDVTQPPGPNDEKTKAYLQELFAEQIDGHPLLVNNSRWGNFRTRRARRWRHRVDRTAIALLGDAAHTAHFSVGSGTKMAMEDAVALAAALDERGDDVDAALAACETVRRPQVAKIQDSARPSLSWWEHFGRSHDALPAWQFAYHFFTRSLTESKLRRRDVGFVTDVHDRWRQAHGAEPLDSPIEIAGQRLDGRVVVVGDGAVHLPGGPLPLRPEPTDDGTPWGLSVTAPDDEARLPAALDAVAKGAAAGTALVAVSGGTALTRRLLCEAARLEHGAVSLLVDEVDAAAAEDVAVTAVLSGRTDLIGAPVENPS comes from the coding sequence ATGCGGCTGGCAGTACTCGGTGGTGGCCCCGGCGGGCTGCTCGCGGCCACCCTGGCCAAGGCGGGTGACCCCGGCCGGGAGGTGACGCTCTTCGAGCGCAACCGTGCCGAGGACACTTTCGGCTTCGGAGTCGTCTTCTCCGACGCCACGTTGGAGGGCATCCACGCCGCCGACCCGGTGCTGCGAACGGCGCTGACCGAGCACGGGGTGCACTGGGACCCGATCGAGGTCCGGCTGCACGGTGAGCGGTTCCTGTGTCGCGGCAACGGGATGGCGGCCGTGGAGCGCCGGACGCTGCTGCGGCTGATGCAGCAGCGCGCCGTCGAGGCGGGCGTCGACCTGCGCTTCTCCACCGAGGTCGACCCCGCCGAGTTGGTGGCAGCCGGCTATGACCTGGTCGTCGCCGCCGACGGCGCCAATTCCCGGCTGCGCCACCGGTTCGCTGACGTCTTCGAGCCCAGCGTCGAGACCGCCACGGCCAAGTTCATCTGGCTGGGCACCACCTACCCGTTCACCGGGCTGACGTTCGTGCACGAGCGCGGGCCGCACGGCGTCTTCGCCGTCCACGGCTACCCGATCGGCAACGGCGTCTCCACCTTCATCGTCGAGACGGACGAGGACTCGTGGCGGGCCGCCGGGCTGGACGAGTTCGACGTCACCCAGCCGCCCGGCCCCAACGACGAGAAAACCAAGGCCTACCTGCAGGAGCTGTTCGCCGAGCAGATCGACGGGCACCCGCTGCTGGTCAACAACTCCCGGTGGGGGAACTTCCGCACCCGCCGCGCCCGGCGCTGGCGGCACCGGGTCGACCGGACCGCGATCGCGCTGCTGGGCGACGCCGCGCACACCGCCCACTTCTCGGTCGGCTCCGGCACGAAGATGGCGATGGAGGACGCTGTCGCGCTGGCGGCCGCCCTCGACGAGCGCGGGGACGACGTCGACGCCGCGCTGGCTGCCTGCGAGACCGTGCGGCGGCCCCAGGTGGCGAAGATCCAGGACTCCGCGCGCCCCAGCCTGTCGTGGTGGGAGCACTTCGGCCGCTCGCACGACGCCCTGCCGGCGTGGCAGTTCGCCTACCACTTCTTCACCCGCAGCCTGACCGAGTCCAAGCTGCGCCGCCGCGACGTCGGGTTCGTCACCGACGTCCACGACCGCTGGCGGCAGGCCCACGGCGCCGAGCCGCTGGACAGCCCGATCGAGATCGCCGGCCAGCGCCTGGACGGTCGAGTGGTCGTGGTCGGCGACGGCGCCGTCCACCTGCCCGGTGGCCCCCTCCCCCTGCGGCCGGAGCCCACCGACGACGGCACCCCGTGGGGGCTCTCGGTGACCGCCCCGGACGACGAAGCCCGGCTACCGGCGGCCCTGGACGCCGTCGCGAAAGGCGCGGCGGCCGGCACCGCGCTCGTCGCGGTGAGCGGCGGCACCGCGCTGACCCGCCGGCTGCTGTGCGAGGCGGCGCGGCTCGAGCACGGTGCGGTGAGCCTGTTGGTCGATGAGGTCGACGCCGCCGCGGCCGAGGACGTCGCCGTGACCGCCGTCCTCTCCGGTCGCACGGACCTGATCGGCGCACCGGTGGAGAACCCGTCGTGA
- a CDS encoding (2,3-dihydroxybenzoyl)adenylate synthase yields MTGSRTVPPIAEGVVPWPEQDARSYAERGWWRGVALGAELMAAADAHPDAIALVDGDVRLSYRSLAARADGLAARLVDDLGLERDDRIVVQLPNCWQFVVLTLACLRAGIVPVMALPAHRQHEIGYLAAHSEAAALAVPATLRGFDHAAMAEALREGSGTLDRILVVGDQVRPGQVDLTTLCAESADARASRERWDADQPSSRSVAVFLLSGGTTGLPKLIARTHDDYAYNARASAELCGMGPDSVYLVSLPASHNFPLACPGILGTLLTGGRVVMLPSPEPERAFATIAGEGVTVTAAVPAVAQRWLAHAAEVGAQDLGTLQLLQVGGARLADEVARTVRPVLGCTLQQVFGMAEGLLNYTRLDDPEDVICSTQGRPMSEGDEVRVVDELDQDVADGEPGALLTRGPYTPRGYYRAPEQNARAFTADGWYRSGDIVRRRPDGNLVVEGRDKDMINRGGEKISAEEVENLAYQLPQVASVAAVAMPDAVLGERVCLFAVLKPDATLALDDLRQSMAAAGVATYKWPEHLEIVAELPTTKVGKIDKKALREDIAHRLTAREDALS; encoded by the coding sequence ATGACCGGCAGCCGCACCGTTCCCCCGATCGCCGAGGGGGTCGTCCCCTGGCCCGAGCAGGACGCTCGCAGCTACGCCGAGCGGGGGTGGTGGCGGGGGGTGGCCCTGGGCGCCGAGCTGATGGCGGCCGCCGACGCGCACCCCGACGCCATCGCGCTCGTCGACGGGGACGTCCGGCTCAGCTACCGCTCCCTGGCCGCACGCGCCGACGGGCTGGCGGCCCGCCTGGTCGACGACCTCGGCCTGGAGAGGGACGACCGCATCGTCGTCCAGCTGCCCAACTGCTGGCAGTTCGTCGTCCTCACCCTGGCCTGCCTGCGCGCCGGGATCGTGCCGGTGATGGCGCTGCCGGCGCACCGGCAGCACGAGATCGGCTACCTGGCCGCGCACAGCGAGGCGGCGGCGCTCGCCGTGCCGGCCACGCTGCGCGGCTTCGACCACGCGGCGATGGCCGAGGCGCTGCGCGAGGGGTCGGGGACCCTCGACCGGATCCTGGTGGTCGGTGACCAGGTCCGCCCCGGCCAGGTCGATCTGACCACGCTCTGCGCCGAGTCCGCGGACGCCCGGGCGTCCCGCGAGCGGTGGGACGCCGACCAGCCGTCGAGCCGGTCGGTTGCCGTCTTCCTGCTCTCCGGCGGCACCACCGGCCTGCCGAAGCTGATCGCCCGCACCCACGACGACTACGCCTACAACGCCCGCGCCAGCGCCGAGCTGTGCGGCATGGGTCCCGACTCGGTCTACCTGGTGTCGCTGCCCGCCTCGCACAATTTCCCGCTGGCCTGCCCCGGGATCCTCGGCACCCTGCTCACCGGCGGCCGGGTGGTCATGCTGCCCTCTCCCGAGCCCGAGCGGGCCTTCGCCACGATCGCCGGCGAAGGGGTCACCGTCACCGCGGCGGTACCGGCGGTCGCCCAGCGCTGGCTCGCCCACGCCGCCGAGGTGGGCGCGCAGGACCTCGGAACCCTGCAACTGCTCCAGGTCGGCGGCGCCCGGCTGGCCGACGAGGTGGCCCGCACCGTCCGCCCGGTACTCGGCTGCACGCTGCAGCAGGTGTTCGGCATGGCCGAGGGCCTGCTCAACTACACCCGCCTCGACGACCCCGAGGACGTCATCTGCAGCACGCAGGGCCGGCCGATGAGCGAGGGCGACGAGGTCCGCGTCGTCGACGAGCTCGACCAGGACGTCGCCGACGGCGAGCCCGGCGCGCTGCTCACCCGCGGCCCGTACACGCCCCGCGGCTACTACCGCGCGCCCGAGCAGAACGCCCGCGCCTTCACCGCCGACGGCTGGTACCGCAGCGGCGACATCGTCCGGCGCCGTCCCGACGGCAACCTCGTCGTGGAGGGCCGGGACAAGGACATGATCAACCGTGGCGGCGAGAAGATCAGCGCCGAGGAGGTCGAGAACCTCGCCTACCAGCTCCCCCAGGTCGCCTCCGTCGCAGCCGTCGCCATGCCCGACGCCGTGCTGGGCGAGCGGGTCTGCCTGTTCGCCGTCCTGAAGCCCGACGCCACGCTGGCCCTCGATGACCTCCGGCAGTCCATGGCCGCCGCCGGCGTCGCCACGTACAAGTGGCCCGAACACCTCGAGATCGTCGCCGAACTGCCCACCACCAAGGTCGGAAAGATCGACAAGAAGGCGCTGCGCGAGGACATCGCCCACCGCCTCACCGCACGAGAGGACGCTCTGTCATGA
- a CDS encoding fumarylacetoacetate hydrolase family protein yields the protein MRLATIRTLEGTTRAVRVEDDVLVDLGAPDLGAFLADPAWTERAAAATEPVREVRGAAFAPVVPHPGKIVCVGLNYRTHILEMGRDLPEYPTLFSKVADTLVGANDDIVRPPETDAFDWECELAVVIGTPVRRARGADAERAIAGFAVLNDVTCRDWQFRTKEWLQGKNWEATTPLGPYLVTPDELAGGVRPSLEISTKIDGETVQQDTTADLLFDPVALIEYVSTMVTLRPGDIISTGTPGGVGHARTPPRYLQPGQVLTTSIAGLGECRNTCVAG from the coding sequence GTGAGGCTGGCGACGATCCGGACCCTGGAGGGCACCACCCGCGCCGTCCGGGTCGAGGACGACGTCCTCGTCGACCTCGGTGCGCCCGACCTCGGCGCCTTCCTCGCCGATCCGGCCTGGACCGAGCGGGCCGCCGCCGCCACCGAGCCGGTGCGCGAGGTCAGGGGCGCGGCGTTCGCCCCGGTCGTCCCCCACCCCGGCAAGATCGTGTGCGTCGGGCTGAACTACCGCACCCACATCCTCGAGATGGGCCGCGACCTACCCGAGTACCCGACGCTGTTCTCCAAGGTCGCCGACACCCTCGTCGGGGCCAACGACGACATCGTCAGGCCACCGGAGACCGACGCCTTCGACTGGGAGTGCGAGCTCGCCGTCGTCATCGGCACGCCGGTCCGTCGCGCCCGCGGCGCCGACGCCGAGCGCGCCATCGCCGGCTTCGCGGTGCTCAACGACGTCACCTGCCGCGACTGGCAGTTCCGGACCAAGGAATGGCTGCAGGGCAAGAACTGGGAGGCGACCACCCCACTCGGCCCCTACCTCGTCACCCCCGACGAACTGGCCGGCGGGGTCCGACCGTCGCTGGAGATCAGCACGAAGATCGACGGGGAGACGGTGCAGCAGGACACCACCGCCGACCTGCTCTTCGATCCCGTCGCCCTGATCGAGTACGTCTCCACGATGGTCACCCTGCGGCCCGGCGACATCATCTCCACCGGCACGCCAGGCGGGGTCGGCCACGCCCGCACGCCGCCGCGCTACCTGCAGCCGGGCCAGGTGCTCACCACGTCCATCGCCGGGCTCGGCGAGTGCCGCAACACCTGCGTGGCCGGGTAG
- a CDS encoding PaaX family transcriptional regulator: MKPRSVVFDLFGDHLRYHGGAARTQVLVDLLEVFGVGEPTARIVLARMRKEGWFDTHREGRQVVHTLSDKAWRLLDEGRTRIFERGHQPWDGQWRMVIYAVSEQDRAERERLRRTLSWLGFGPLATATWISPHEALDDVERALSGTSARLDLLTCRSRDRATDLDMVDRAWDLKTLGRDYQDLVARLEALPPVAELVAMSGPDALRRRIELVADYRHFPFRDPDLPADLLPADWPGGRAHELFIVAHEALSAPADAHVAAVLDRHAG; this comes from the coding sequence ATGAAGCCGCGATCCGTCGTCTTCGACCTGTTCGGCGACCATCTGCGCTACCACGGCGGCGCGGCCCGCACCCAGGTGTTGGTGGACCTGCTCGAGGTGTTCGGCGTGGGCGAGCCGACCGCGCGCATCGTCCTGGCCCGCATGCGCAAGGAAGGGTGGTTCGACACGCATCGCGAGGGCCGCCAGGTCGTGCACACGCTGTCCGACAAGGCGTGGCGGCTGCTTGACGAGGGCCGGACGAGGATCTTCGAACGGGGGCATCAGCCGTGGGACGGGCAATGGCGCATGGTGATCTACGCGGTCTCGGAGCAGGACCGGGCTGAACGAGAACGCCTGCGCCGGACGCTGTCGTGGCTGGGGTTCGGGCCGCTGGCCACGGCCACCTGGATCAGCCCCCACGAGGCGCTTGACGACGTCGAGCGCGCACTTTCGGGCACGTCGGCGCGGCTGGACCTGCTGACGTGCCGGTCCCGCGACCGGGCCACCGACCTGGACATGGTGGACCGCGCCTGGGACCTCAAGACCCTCGGCCGCGACTACCAGGATCTGGTCGCCCGGCTCGAGGCCTTGCCTCCCGTGGCCGAGCTCGTGGCGATGTCCGGTCCCGACGCCCTGCGGCGGCGGATCGAGCTGGTCGCCGACTACCGGCACTTCCCGTTCCGTGACCCCGACCTGCCCGCCGACCTGCTCCCGGCCGACTGGCCCGGGGGTCGGGCGCACGAGCTGTTCATCGTTGCCCACGAGGCGCTGAGTGCGCCGGCCGATGCTCACGTCGCGGCGGTCCTGGACCGTCACGCGGGCTGA
- a CDS encoding alpha/beta fold hydrolase, whose amino-acid sequence MSAPFVLVTGAWHGGWAWHPVAEHLRAAGHTVHTPTLPGLADGDDRTRHSLSDVVRAIVELVEREDLQDVTLVGHSWGGYPITGAAPALASRLRKVVYWSAFVPAAGRSLHDEVPPQYQQLFASLAEASGDNSVALPFEVWQAAFMNDAAEEAQRIVHSLMVPQPYQYFTEIVDPIEPDQLGVPLAYVLSEHDVALPPGEYGWARFAERLGVPVQPAPGSHEACFTQPAGLAEAFLRA is encoded by the coding sequence ATGTCCGCACCCTTCGTCCTCGTCACCGGCGCCTGGCACGGCGGTTGGGCCTGGCACCCCGTCGCCGAGCACCTGCGCGCCGCCGGCCACACCGTCCACACGCCCACGCTGCCCGGACTGGCCGACGGTGACGACCGGACCCGGCACTCCCTGTCCGACGTGGTCCGCGCGATCGTCGAGCTCGTCGAGCGCGAGGACCTGCAGGACGTGACGCTGGTGGGGCACAGCTGGGGCGGCTACCCCATCACCGGCGCGGCCCCAGCGCTCGCATCCCGGCTCCGCAAGGTCGTCTACTGGAGCGCCTTCGTCCCGGCCGCCGGCCGGTCACTGCACGACGAGGTCCCGCCCCAGTACCAGCAGCTGTTCGCCTCGCTGGCCGAGGCGTCCGGCGACAACTCGGTGGCCCTGCCCTTCGAGGTCTGGCAGGCGGCGTTCATGAACGACGCCGCCGAGGAGGCACAGCGCATCGTCCACTCGCTGATGGTGCCCCAGCCGTACCAGTACTTCACCGAGATCGTGGACCCGATCGAGCCGGACCAGCTCGGGGTGCCACTGGCCTACGTGCTCAGCGAACACGACGTCGCGCTGCCGCCCGGCGAGTACGGCTGGGCGCGGTTCGCCGAGCGGCTCGGCGTGCCCGTCCAGCCCGCACCCGGCAGCCACGAGGCCTGCTTCACCCAGCCGGCCGGACTCGCCGAGGCCTTCCTCCGGGCGTGA